A window of Candidatus Pantoea floridensis contains these coding sequences:
- a CDS encoding BMC domain-containing protein codes for MKSLGIIETIGLAAAIKAADAACKAADVQCIGYRTVGSGRVNICFEGEISAIRAAIEHGTGVIEKKQLLASLVIARPERSVITALQKLKGKGFCQQNAPSAFKAPAMPEVMDSQMGREEKASVKKGNKS; via the coding sequence ATGAAAAGTTTAGGCATCATTGAAACGATAGGCTTGGCTGCCGCAATAAAAGCAGCCGATGCTGCCTGTAAAGCCGCCGATGTGCAGTGTATTGGCTATCGCACGGTAGGTTCCGGACGGGTAAATATTTGCTTTGAGGGGGAGATCAGTGCCATCCGTGCGGCCATCGAACACGGCACCGGCGTAATTGAAAAAAAACAGCTGCTGGCCTCGTTGGTTATTGCGCGTCCCGAGCGGAGCGTGATAACGGCGTTGCAAAAATTGAAAGGCAAAGGATTCTGCCAGCAAAACGCGCCATCGGCATTCAAAGCACCTGCTATGCCGGAAGTGATGGATTCTCAAATGGGTAGAGAAGAAAAAGCGTCGGTGAAGAAAGGGAATAAATCATGA